The Henckelia pumila isolate YLH828 unplaced genomic scaffold, ASM3356847v2 CTG_461:::fragment_3, whole genome shotgun sequence genome window below encodes:
- the LOC140871788 gene encoding uncharacterized protein isoform X2 — translation MATLYTCCSSCYNSTNRVSRSINPRALFPKSSYPFLVSLSRTKPNRYLIAKASPSKSNDTSIPTKKNELAEGEEEEVEEELPWIQDKALDLVEFTGSVTQAIPGPRIGSSTLPWILAVPLAYVGITFVIAFVKTVRKFNSPREKRRKLVNKNALLCKSIDELFEKGINEAGPSALMELAQKTGFNMEEILRKYIRYVLNEKPFNPDLIANLIQLRAKSMLDDSQVAGILNEISKRIVAEKGPVVMDMSGYSERGFKRKLAVQALFGKIFYLAEWGCREA, via the exons ATGGCAACCCTTTACACTTGCTGCAGCTCTTGTTACAATTCCACCAACAGAGTTTCTCGTTCGATCAATCCCCGTGCATTGTTTCCCAAATCCTCGTATCCTTTTCTCGTTTCATTGTCGAGAACGAAGCCCAATCGTTATTTGATAGCGAAAGCATCCCCAAGCAAGTCTAACGACACCAGTATTCCCACTAAGAAGAATGAACTGGCGGAGGGGGAGGAAGAGGAAGTAGAGGAGGAGCTGCCGTGGATACAGGATAAGGCTCTGGATTTGGTGGAATTCACTGGCTCCGTCACTCAGGCCATTCCAGGGCCGCGTATCGGTAGTAGCACCCTTCCATGGATCCTGGCTGTTCCGTTGGCCTATGTCGGCATCACTTTTGTAATTGCCTTTGTTAAGACTGTCCGAAAGTTCAATTCCCCGCGGGAGAAGCGCCGCAAATTG GTCAATAAAAATGCTCTGCTTTGCAAATCTATAGATGAGCTGTTTGAGAAGGGAATCAATGAAGCAGGCCCATCAGCTTTAATGGAACTGGCACAAAAG ACAGGTTTTAACATGGAGGAGATATTACGCAAATACATTCGGTACGTATTGAATGAGAAGCCTTTTAATCCAGATTTGATAGCAAATTTGATCCAGCTCAGGGCGAAATCAATGTTGGATGATTCCCAAGTGGCTGGAATTCTGAATGAGATTTCAAAAAGAATCGTGGCAGAAAAAG GTCCTGTTGTCATGGATATGTCTGGATATTCTGAAAGGGGTTTCAAAAGAAAACTCGCCGTACAAGCTCTTTTTGGAAAGATTTTTTATCTGGCTGAG